The following are from one region of the Paracoccus sp. S3-43 genome:
- a CDS encoding MT-A70 family methyltransferase produces the protein MSSASDDLLATAGAVKFGTILADPPWQFQNRTGKMAPEHKRLSRYPTMGLDEICDLPVEAIADARSHLYLWVPNALLPEGLKVMEHWGFKYKSNLIWYKVRKDGGPDRRGVGFYFRNVTEILLFGVRGKDVRTLDPGRTQENIIATQKREHSRKPDEQYGLIEACSWGPRLEMFARGPRKGWTVWGNQAEEYEPDWPTYSNHSQSNVVKLRQD, from the coding sequence ATGAGCAGCGCGTCTGACGACCTTCTGGCCACCGCGGGCGCGGTCAAGTTCGGCACCATCCTGGCCGATCCGCCCTGGCAGTTCCAGAACCGCACCGGCAAGATGGCCCCCGAACACAAGCGCCTGTCGCGCTATCCGACCATGGGCCTGGACGAGATCTGCGACCTGCCGGTCGAGGCCATCGCGGATGCCCGGTCACATCTCTACCTGTGGGTGCCCAACGCCCTGCTGCCCGAGGGGCTGAAGGTGATGGAGCACTGGGGTTTCAAATACAAATCCAACCTGATCTGGTACAAGGTCCGCAAGGATGGCGGCCCCGACCGGCGCGGCGTCGGCTTCTATTTCCGCAACGTGACCGAGATCCTGCTGTTCGGCGTGCGCGGCAAGGACGTGCGCACGCTGGATCCGGGCCGGACCCAGGAAAACATCATCGCCACGCAGAAGCGCGAACATTCGCGCAAGCCCGACGAACAATACGGCCTGATCGAGGCGTGCAGCTGGGGCCCGCGGCTGGAGATGTTCGCCCGCGGCCCGCGCAAGGGCTGGACCGTCTGGGGCAACCAGGCCGAGGAATACGAACCCGACTGGCCGACCTATTCCAACCACTCGCAAAGCAATGTCGTCAAGCTGCGCCAGGACTGA
- a CDS encoding BglII/BstYI family type II restriction endonuclease translates to MTLRNRLPAFIADHYEVHEWRHASAILAHDFPDEWRDIIDVLTAFRLKREWIEVAGGNKSRVSAFIDGFLETRGWRERQFRTGIVVDDALKESPTHKVDCFKRGIGLEIEWNNKDPFYDRDLNNFRLLFDLRALSVGVIVTRADELQQIFRQLGRGSSYGESTTHMSKLLPRIEGGGGAGCPLLVFGITKALYLDTGGQS, encoded by the coding sequence GTGACGCTTCGCAACCGGCTGCCCGCCTTCATCGCCGATCATTACGAGGTCCACGAATGGCGCCATGCCAGCGCCATCCTGGCCCATGACTTTCCCGACGAATGGCGCGACATCATCGACGTGCTGACCGCCTTCCGCCTGAAGCGCGAATGGATCGAGGTGGCGGGCGGCAACAAGTCGCGCGTGTCCGCCTTCATCGACGGGTTTCTGGAAACGCGCGGCTGGCGCGAACGGCAGTTCCGCACCGGCATCGTCGTCGATGACGCGCTGAAGGAAAGCCCCACCCACAAGGTCGATTGCTTCAAGCGCGGTATCGGGCTGGAGATCGAATGGAACAACAAGGATCCCTTTTACGACAGGGATCTCAACAACTTCCGCCTGCTGTTCGACCTGCGCGCGCTGTCCGTGGGCGTGATCGTCACCCGCGCGGACGAATTGCAGCAGATCTTCCGGCAGTTGGGGCGCGGGTCGTCCTATGGCGAATCCACCACGCATATGTCGAAGCTGCTGCCGCGAATTGAAGGTGGCGGCGGGGCGGGCTGTCCGCTATTGGTGTTCGGGATCACCAAAGCCCTTTACCTGGATACCGGAGGCCAGTCATGA
- the rimO gene encoding 30S ribosomal protein S12 methylthiotransferase RimO — translation MHMNPPDLRPDLARARIPADSLGERREGQPTIGMVSLGCPKALVDSERILTRLRAEGYAISPDYKGADAVIVNTCGFLDSAKAESLDAIGEALRENGKVLVTGCLGAEPDYITGAHPKVLAVTGPHQYEAVLDAVHRAVPPQPDPFIDLLPASGVSLTPRHYSYLKISEGCNHKCRFCIIPDMRGRLVSRPAHAVVREAEKLVAAGVRELLVISQDTSAYGVDRKFETERGHRAHITDLARDLGGLGAWLRLHYVYPYPHVRDLIPLMADGLVLPYLDIPFQHAHPDTLRRMARPAAAARTLDEIAAWRAICPDITLRSTFIVGYPGETEAEFQTLLDWLDEAQLDRVGAFQYENVKGARANDLPDHVAPEVKQDRFDRFMEKAQAISEAKLAAKVGQRLEVIVDSVDDQGATCRTRADAPEIDGNLFIDEGFGKLTPGDIVTVTVDEAGEYDLWGRL, via the coding sequence ATGCACATGAACCCGCCCGATCTGCGCCCCGACCTGGCCCGCGCCCGCATCCCCGCCGACAGCCTGGGGGAGCGGCGCGAAGGCCAGCCGACCATCGGCATGGTCAGCCTCGGCTGTCCCAAGGCGCTGGTGGACAGCGAGCGGATCCTGACCCGCCTGCGGGCCGAGGGCTATGCGATCAGCCCCGACTACAAGGGCGCCGACGCGGTGATCGTGAACACCTGCGGCTTCCTGGACAGTGCCAAGGCGGAATCGCTGGATGCCATCGGCGAGGCGCTGCGCGAAAACGGCAAGGTTCTGGTCACCGGTTGCCTAGGGGCGGAACCCGACTATATCACCGGCGCCCATCCCAAGGTTCTGGCCGTCACCGGCCCGCATCAATACGAGGCGGTGCTGGATGCCGTCCACCGGGCGGTGCCGCCGCAGCCCGATCCCTTCATCGACCTGCTGCCCGCATCGGGCGTCAGCCTGACGCCGCGCCATTACAGCTATCTGAAGATTTCGGAAGGCTGCAATCACAAGTGCAGGTTCTGCATCATCCCCGACATGCGCGGGCGTCTGGTCAGCCGCCCGGCCCATGCCGTCGTGCGAGAGGCCGAGAAGCTGGTCGCGGCCGGGGTGCGCGAACTGCTGGTCATTTCGCAGGATACCTCGGCCTATGGGGTGGATCGCAAGTTTGAAACCGAACGCGGCCACCGCGCCCATATCACCGACCTGGCCCGCGATCTGGGCGGGCTTGGGGCCTGGCTGCGGCTGCATTACGTCTATCCCTATCCGCATGTGCGCGACCTGATCCCGCTGATGGCGGATGGCCTGGTGCTGCCATATCTGGACATCCCCTTCCAGCACGCCCATCCCGACACGCTGCGCCGCATGGCCCGGCCTGCGGCGGCCGCGCGCACCCTGGACGAGATCGCCGCCTGGCGCGCCATCTGCCCCGACATCACCCTGCGATCCACCTTCATCGTGGGTTACCCCGGCGAGACCGAGGCCGAGTTCCAGACCCTGCTGGACTGGCTGGACGAGGCGCAACTGGATCGCGTCGGCGCCTTCCAATACGAAAACGTCAAGGGCGCGCGGGCCAACGACCTGCCCGACCATGTCGCACCCGAGGTCAAGCAGGACCGCTTCGACCGCTTCATGGAAAAGGCCCAGGCCATTTCCGAGGCCAAGCTGGCCGCCAAGGTGGGCCAGCGCCTTGAGGTGATCGTGGACAGCGTGGACGACCAGGGCGCCACCTGCCGCACCAGGGCCGATGCGCCGGAAATAGACGGCAACCTGTTCATCGACGAAGGGTTCGGAAAGCTCACCCCCGGCGATATCGTGACCGTGACGGTGGACGAGGCCGGCGAATACGATCTCTGGGGCCGTTTGTGA
- a CDS encoding ABC transporter permease produces MSAVNWPGVWAIFHHEMTRFFRTVMQSLLSPVLSTVLYFVVFGAAIGGRIQSVEGVEYGAFIVPGLMMLTILQQSVSNASFGIYFPKFSGTIYEYLVSPVGWIEVTLGFVGAAAMKAVLIALVILLTSFFFVGVHILHPFWMLTFLVLTATGFSLLGFIIGLWAKSFEQLQIVPMMVITPLVFLGGAFYSSDMLPPFWEAVAKLNPVLYLVSGFRWSFFGLADVPVGVSLVAVSLMILACCLAIRWIFATGWRLRE; encoded by the coding sequence ATGAGCGCGGTCAACTGGCCCGGCGTCTGGGCGATCTTCCACCACGAGATGACGCGCTTCTTCCGCACCGTCATGCAGTCGCTGCTGTCGCCGGTCCTGTCCACCGTGCTGTATTTCGTGGTCTTCGGCGCGGCCATCGGCGGGCGCATCCAGTCGGTCGAGGGCGTTGAATACGGCGCCTTCATCGTGCCGGGCCTGATGATGCTGACGATCCTTCAGCAATCGGTCAGCAATGCCAGCTTCGGCATCTATTTCCCGAAATTCAGCGGCACGATCTATGAATACCTGGTCTCGCCGGTCGGCTGGATCGAGGTGACGCTGGGTTTCGTCGGCGCCGCCGCCATGAAGGCCGTGCTGATCGCCCTGGTGATCCTGCTGACCAGTTTCTTCTTCGTGGGCGTCCATATCCTGCACCCGTTCTGGATGCTGACCTTTCTGGTGCTGACCGCCACCGGCTTCAGCCTGCTGGGCTTCATCATCGGGCTGTGGGCCAAGTCGTTCGAGCAGTTGCAGATCGTGCCGATGATGGTCATCACGCCCTTGGTGTTCCTGGGCGGCGCCTTCTATTCGTCCGACATGCTGCCGCCCTTCTGGGAGGCGGTGGCCAAGCTGAACCCGGTCCTCTATCTGGTGTCGGGCTTCCGCTGGTCGTTCTTCGGGCTGGCCGACGTGCCGGTCGGCGTGTCGCTGGTGGCCGTCAGCCTGATGATCCTGGCCTGCTGCCTTGCGATCCGCTGGATCTTCGCGACGGGCTGGCGGCTGCGGGAATGA
- a CDS encoding ABC transporter ATP-binding protein, translated as MTAIIQIDNLSKQYDSGTRALSDVSLDIHEGEIIALLGPNGAGKTTLISIICGLVVPTGGTVRVGGHDIRSDWRAARRLIGLVPQEVALEPFETVIACVRFTRGLYGEGPDEAYIEQVLRSLALWDKRDAMTRELSGGMKRRVLIAKALAHRPKVLFLDEPTAGVDVALRREMWEVVDQLRRDGVTIILTTHYLEEAEEMADRVGVINKGRLLLVKPTHELMGEFGKKTLTVELSEPLTMIPDELTGRGLRLSLDGRALTYEYDTRAERTGIAHLLGDLAAQGILVRDVSTRQSSLEEVFIALVSEPRQEVTA; from the coding sequence ATGACCGCGATCATCCAGATCGACAACCTGTCCAAGCAATATGACAGCGGCACCCGCGCGCTGAGCGATGTGTCGCTGGACATCCATGAAGGCGAGATCATCGCCCTGCTGGGACCGAACGGTGCGGGCAAGACGACGCTGATCTCGATCATCTGCGGGCTGGTGGTGCCGACCGGCGGCACGGTCCGCGTGGGCGGCCACGACATCCGCAGCGACTGGCGCGCGGCGCGCAGGCTGATCGGCCTGGTGCCCCAGGAAGTCGCGCTGGAGCCGTTCGAAACGGTGATCGCCTGCGTCCGCTTCACGCGCGGCCTCTATGGCGAAGGCCCGGACGAGGCCTATATCGAACAGGTGCTGCGCAGCCTGGCCCTGTGGGACAAGCGCGACGCCATGACCCGCGAATTGTCGGGCGGCATGAAGCGCCGCGTGCTGATCGCCAAGGCCCTGGCGCACCGGCCCAAGGTGCTGTTCCTGGACGAGCCCACGGCGGGCGTGGACGTGGCCCTGCGCCGCGAGATGTGGGAGGTCGTCGACCAGCTTCGCCGCGACGGCGTGACCATCATCCTGACCACCCATTACCTGGAAGAGGCCGAGGAAATGGCCGACCGCGTCGGCGTCATCAACAAGGGCCGGCTGCTGCTGGTCAAGCCCACGCACGAGTTGATGGGCGAATTCGGCAAGAAGACCCTGACCGTCGAACTGTCCGAGCCTTTGACCATGATCCCCGACGAACTGACCGGCCGGGGCCTGCGGCTGTCGCTGGACGGCCGGGCGCTGACCTATGAATACGACACGCGGGCGGAACGCACCGGCATCGCGCATCTGCTGGGCGATCTGGCCGCCCAGGGGATCCTGGTGCGCGACGTCTCGACCCGGCAGTCCAGCCTGGAAGAGGTGTTCATCGCCCTGGTCAGCGAACCCCGGCAAGAGGTGACAGCATGA
- a CDS encoding MFS transporter: MDRLLSDPRSWGLMLAATLTVMSNATITPSLPGLEAAFADDPLAPTITRLLITAPSLLVAVVAPLAGVLADRLGRRRPLLWGLAIYAVAGTAGLYLPTLEAILASRLALGLGVALIMTAQAALVGDYFDGPARGRLMGYQMAATNVGGLAFVTTAGLLAASDPRLPFAIYGLAVPLLPLLWRILPEPHRHGSARGPSAALELPADPGWRMVAGVMAGAAGLTFVIFYAVPTQLPYHLRGIGLEDPRHAGTVMGAMMASAAVMSVISGLVRLGRIATPVLGYLMLALGFAAIALAPGLAVAMAGAALIGAGLGFCMPTFITTALNAAPARYRGLVSGLITSAIFLGQFLSPLASTPLVAHLGYSGAFLTGAAGFGLLALALAAILRRQAPALHVKRTAE, translated from the coding sequence ATGGACCGCCTACTGTCCGATCCGCGAAGCTGGGGGCTGATGCTGGCCGCGACGCTGACGGTGATGTCGAACGCGACGATCACTCCGTCCCTGCCGGGGCTGGAAGCCGCTTTCGCCGATGATCCGCTGGCGCCCACCATCACCCGGCTGCTGATCACCGCGCCGTCGCTGCTGGTCGCGGTGGTGGCGCCGCTGGCCGGGGTTCTGGCCGACCGGCTGGGCCGCCGCCGCCCGCTGCTGTGGGGGCTGGCGATCTATGCCGTCGCGGGAACCGCCGGGCTGTATCTGCCGACGCTGGAGGCGATCCTGGCCAGCCGCCTGGCGCTTGGCCTGGGGGTGGCGCTGATCATGACGGCGCAGGCGGCGCTTGTGGGCGATTACTTCGACGGCCCGGCGCGCGGGCGGCTGATGGGATACCAGATGGCCGCGACCAATGTCGGCGGGCTGGCCTTCGTGACCACCGCAGGGCTGCTGGCCGCCAGCGATCCCCGGCTGCCCTTTGCGATCTATGGCCTGGCCGTGCCGCTGTTGCCGCTGCTGTGGCGCATCCTGCCCGAACCGCACCGGCACGGATCCGCGCGCGGTCCCTCTGCCGCCCTGGAACTGCCCGCCGATCCCGGTTGGCGGATGGTCGCGGGGGTCATGGCGGGGGCCGCCGGGCTGACCTTCGTGATCTTCTATGCGGTTCCCACCCAACTGCCCTATCACCTGCGCGGGATCGGGCTGGAGGATCCGCGCCATGCGGGCACGGTGATGGGGGCGATGATGGCCTCGGCCGCGGTGATGTCGGTCATCTCGGGCCTGGTGCGGCTGGGCCGGATCGCCACGCCGGTGCTGGGCTATCTGATGCTGGCCCTGGGTTTCGCCGCGATCGCCCTGGCGCCTGGGCTGGCGGTGGCGATGGCGGGCGCGGCGCTGATCGGGGCGGGGCTTGGCTTCTGCATGCCCACCTTCATCACCACGGCGCTGAACGCGGCGCCCGCGCGCTATCGCGGGCTGGTGTCGGGGCTGATCACCTCGGCCATTTTCCTGGGGCAGTTCCTGTCGCCCCTGGCGTCGACGCCCCTTGTCGCCCATCTGGGCTATTCGGGGGCTTTCCTGACCGGGGCGGCGGGCTTCGGTCTGCTGGCCCTGGCCCTGGCCGCGATCTTGCGGCGGCAGGCCCCCGCGTTGCATGTGAAAAGGACTGCCGAATGA
- a CDS encoding NAD(P)H-dependent oxidoreductase → MAERKCIGVILGSIREGRINDRVAFWVIRQLEGHGFATRMIDPADPDLLPVQIGDAEAIARLRKRMADLDGFVIVTPEYNHAEPGHLKTLIDSVTAEWWARPVGLIGYGGLSGGLRAVEALRIILAELHTVTLRDTVSFASPWRRFDELGHITDPNEAAAAEAAMAVFAHRLEWWVEALADARRARPYHPWDDG, encoded by the coding sequence ATGGCGGAACGCAAGTGCATCGGGGTGATCCTGGGGTCGATCCGCGAGGGGCGGATCAACGACCGGGTGGCCTTCTGGGTGATCCGCCAACTGGAAGGCCACGGCTTCGCCACGCGGATGATCGACCCCGCCGACCCCGACCTGCTGCCGGTGCAGATCGGCGATGCCGAGGCCATCGCACGGCTGCGGAAACGGATGGCGGATCTGGACGGCTTCGTCATCGTGACCCCTGAATACAACCATGCCGAACCGGGCCACCTCAAGACGCTGATCGACAGCGTGACCGCCGAATGGTGGGCGCGGCCGGTGGGGCTGATCGGCTATGGCGGCCTCTCGGGCGGGCTGCGCGCGGTCGAGGCGCTGCGGATCATCCTGGCGGAACTGCATACGGTCACGCTGCGCGACACGGTCAGCTTCGCCTCGCCCTGGCGGCGGTTCGACGAACTGGGCCATATCACCGATCCGAACGAGGCTGCGGCGGCCGAGGCGGCGATGGCGGTCTTTGCGCACCGGCTGGAATGGTGGGTCGAGGCGCTGGCCGATGCACGCCGCGCGCGCCCCTATCACCCCTGGGACGACGGCTGA
- the chrA gene encoding chromate efflux transporter, with the protein MPARSTPIQVFLVFLKLGLTSFGGPVAHLGYFRDEFVVRRQWLSDAAYGDLVALCQFLPGPASSQVGFALGLMRAGWAGAAAAFLGFTLPSALLLAGLALTGLGLGGGEAAAGVIHGLKIVAVAIVAQAVWGMARSLCPDRTRAGIALAAVLVLILLPGSVGMMGAIAAGAAAGLVLCRAPDAPAPAAFATRVSRRTGLAALIVFAILLAVLPLLAPWSQGFALAESFFRAGSLVFGGGHVVLPLLEAGTVATGWIGPDAFLAGYGLAQAVPGPLFTFAAWLGALMAVPPNGIAGAAIALLALFLPGFLILTAALPFWDRLRRQPGAQAAMAGANAAVVGILGLALYDPVFVSAIGGRADFALALTCFLALIVWKAPSWAVVLLAAGAGAAMTLAG; encoded by the coding sequence ATGCCCGCCCGCAGCACGCCGATCCAGGTTTTCCTGGTGTTCCTGAAGCTGGGCCTGACATCCTTCGGGGGGCCGGTGGCCCATCTGGGCTATTTCCGCGACGAATTCGTGGTCAGGCGGCAATGGCTGTCGGACGCCGCCTATGGCGATCTGGTGGCGCTGTGCCAGTTCCTGCCCGGACCGGCCTCCAGCCAAGTGGGCTTCGCCCTGGGGCTGATGCGCGCGGGCTGGGCGGGGGCGGCGGCGGCATTCCTGGGCTTCACCCTGCCCTCGGCGCTGCTGCTGGCGGGGCTGGCGCTGACCGGGCTGGGCCTGGGCGGCGGCGAGGCCGCGGCGGGCGTCATCCACGGGCTGAAGATCGTGGCCGTCGCCATCGTCGCCCAGGCCGTCTGGGGCATGGCGCGCAGCCTCTGCCCCGACCGGACGCGGGCGGGCATCGCCCTGGCGGCGGTCCTGGTGCTGATCCTGCTGCCGGGATCGGTGGGCATGATGGGCGCCATCGCCGCAGGCGCGGCGGCGGGGCTGGTCCTGTGCCGCGCGCCCGACGCCCCTGCCCCGGCGGCCTTCGCGACCCGAGTCTCGCGGCGGACGGGGCTGGCGGCGCTGATCGTCTTCGCGATCCTGCTGGCCGTCCTGCCGCTGCTGGCGCCCTGGAGCCAGGGATTCGCCCTGGCCGAGAGCTTCTTCCGCGCCGGATCGCTGGTCTTCGGCGGCGGCCATGTCGTCCTGCCGCTGCTGGAGGCCGGGACGGTCGCGACAGGCTGGATCGGTCCCGACGCCTTCCTGGCCGGATACGGGCTGGCGCAGGCGGTTCCCGGCCCGCTGTTCACCTTCGCGGCCTGGCTGGGCGCGCTGATGGCCGTTCCGCCCAACGGCATCGCCGGCGCGGCGATCGCGCTTCTGGCGCTGTTCCTGCCGGGCTTCCTGATCCTGACCGCCGCCCTGCCCTTCTGGGACCGGCTGCGCCGGCAACCGGGCGCGCAGGCGGCGATGGCAGGCGCCAATGCGGCGGTTGTGGGGATCCTGGGGCTGGCGCTCTATGATCCGGTCTTCGTCAGCGCGATCGGCGGCCGGGCCGATTTCGCCTTGGCCCTGACCTGCTTCCTGGCGCTGATCGTCTGGAAGGCCCCGTCCTGGGCAGTCGTGCTGCTGGCGGCTGGCGCGGGGGCGGCGATGACGCTGGCCGGGTGA
- a CDS encoding 4-aminobutyrate--2-oxoglutarate transaminase has product MTSMTDRKNAAISRGVGMTTQIYADRAENAEIWDKDGNRYIDFAAGIAVVNTGHRHPRVIEAVRAQLDRFTHTCHQVVPYENYVALAERLNALVPGDFERKTIFATTGAEAVENAVKIARHYTGRPGIVSFAGGFHGRTFMGMALTGKVQPYKAGFGPMMPDVWHLPFPNPLHGVSKEDALKALQQLFKADLEPARVAAIIVEPVQGEGGFYEVPQGFMAELRALCDHHGMLLIADEVQTGFARTGKLFAMEHHGVAADLVTMAKGLGGGLPISAVTGRAEVMDSPDPGGLGGTYAGNPLGVAAAHAVLDVIEDEGLCDRATRLGQRLKQRLAAARDQIPQIADIRGPGFMNAVEFTLPGTDSPNPDFTNRVREEALKRGLILLTCGVYGNVVRFLAPLTIPDAVFEEALDILDESLLAARG; this is encoded by the coding sequence ATGACCAGCATGACCGACCGCAAGAACGCCGCCATTTCCCGTGGCGTGGGCATGACGACGCAGATCTATGCCGACCGCGCCGAGAATGCCGAGATCTGGGACAAGGACGGCAACCGCTATATCGACTTTGCGGCGGGCATCGCGGTGGTGAACACCGGCCACCGCCATCCCCGCGTGATCGAGGCCGTGCGCGCGCAGCTGGACCGTTTCACCCATACCTGCCACCAGGTCGTTCCCTACGAAAACTATGTCGCCCTGGCGGAACGCCTGAACGCGCTTGTCCCCGGCGATTTCGAGAGAAAGACCATCTTCGCCACCACCGGGGCCGAGGCGGTGGAAAACGCCGTCAAGATCGCCCGCCATTACACCGGCCGCCCCGGCATCGTCAGCTTCGCGGGCGGTTTCCATGGGCGGACCTTCATGGGCATGGCGCTGACCGGCAAGGTCCAGCCCTACAAGGCGGGCTTCGGGCCGATGATGCCCGATGTCTGGCACCTGCCCTTCCCGAACCCGCTGCACGGCGTTTCCAAGGAGGACGCGCTGAAGGCCCTGCAACAGCTGTTCAAGGCCGATCTGGAACCCGCCCGCGTCGCCGCGATCATCGTCGAGCCGGTCCAGGGCGAGGGCGGCTTCTACGAGGTGCCGCAGGGCTTCATGGCGGAACTGCGCGCGCTGTGCGATCATCACGGGATGCTGCTGATCGCGGACGAGGTGCAGACCGGCTTCGCCCGCACCGGCAAGCTGTTCGCGATGGAGCATCACGGCGTCGCCGCCGATCTGGTGACCATGGCCAAGGGCCTGGGCGGGGGCCTGCCGATCAGCGCGGTGACGGGCCGGGCCGAGGTGATGGACAGCCCCGATCCCGGCGGCCTGGGCGGCACCTATGCGGGCAACCCGCTGGGCGTCGCCGCCGCCCATGCCGTGCTGGACGTGATCGAGGACGAGGGGCTGTGCGACCGCGCCACCCGCCTGGGCCAGCGGCTGAAGCAGCGGCTGGCCGCCGCGCGCGACCAGATCCCGCAGATCGCCGACATTCGCGGCCCCGGCTTCATGAACGCGGTCGAATTCACCCTGCCGGGCACCGACAGCCCCAATCCCGACTTCACCAACCGCGTCCGGGAAGAGGCGTTGAAGCGCGGGCTGATCCTGCTGACCTGCGGGGTCTATGGCAACGTGGTCCGGTTCCTCGCGCCGCTGACGATCCCGGACGCGGTGTTCGAGGAAGCCCTGGACATCCTGGACGAAAGCCTGCTGGCGGCGCGGGGATAA
- a CDS encoding META domain-containing protein: MPPARTIAGLAVIASLAACQDAGERSVALLRPGGSFTVARIDGAPAPAGVTLEVGEDGRVSGRAPCNRYSGQLTESGGAMAVSGMVMTRMACVETDRNLAETRFATALGSVTAARGTAEGIALTDPEGKERIGLIAAGR; encoded by the coding sequence ATGCCCCCCGCCCGAACGATCGCCGGTCTTGCCGTCATCGCCAGCCTTGCCGCCTGCCAGGACGCGGGCGAACGGTCGGTCGCCCTGCTGCGGCCCGGCGGCAGCTTCACCGTCGCCCGCATCGACGGCGCCCCCGCCCCCGCAGGCGTCACGCTGGAAGTGGGCGAGGACGGACGCGTCAGCGGCCGCGCGCCCTGCAACCGCTACAGCGGCCAGTTGACCGAAAGCGGCGGGGCGATGGCCGTCAGCGGCATGGTGATGACCCGCATGGCCTGCGTCGAGACCGACCGCAACCTGGCCGAGACGCGCTTCGCCACCGCCCTGGGCAGCGTCACCGCCGCGCGCGGCACGGCGGAGGGCATCGCCCTGACCGACCCCGAGGGCAAGGAACGAATCGGCCTGATCGCGGCCGGACGCTGA
- a CDS encoding rhomboid family intramembrane serine protease: MFPIRDHNPSQQSPRITYALIAANIAMFLLTLPAVQGGEWLWTRLALYPLAVTHGELLWGLLTHMFLHGGILHLAGNMLFLWVFGDNMEEQLGHMGFLAFYLIAGLAAAAAQTLAEPLSPIPMVGASGAIAGVMGGYLLLFPRARVDTVAIFIVFFKVFTLPAWIVLGVWLAIQIFGGSSSPGDQGGTAYWAHAGGFLAGALLALPRFLRLGGPGFWARTHGHPPHPEAVYAPTRIPPVGR; the protein is encoded by the coding sequence GTGTTCCCGATCCGCGACCACAATCCGTCGCAGCAAAGCCCGCGGATCACCTATGCGCTGATCGCCGCCAATATCGCGATGTTCCTGCTGACCCTGCCGGCGGTGCAGGGCGGCGAATGGCTGTGGACGCGGCTGGCGCTCTATCCGCTGGCGGTGACGCATGGCGAGCTGCTGTGGGGCCTTCTGACGCATATGTTCCTGCATGGCGGGATTCTGCATCTTGCGGGCAACATGCTGTTCCTGTGGGTTTTCGGCGACAACATGGAGGAACAGCTGGGCCATATGGGCTTTCTGGCCTTCTACCTGATCGCGGGCCTCGCGGCGGCTGCGGCGCAGACCCTGGCCGAGCCGCTGTCGCCCATTCCGATGGTCGGCGCATCGGGGGCGATCGCCGGGGTGATGGGCGGCTATCTGCTGCTGTTTCCCCGCGCGCGGGTCGATACCGTCGCGATCTTCATCGTCTTCTTCAAGGTCTTCACCTTGCCCGCCTGGATCGTTCTGGGCGTCTGGCTGGCGATCCAGATCTTCGGCGGCTCGTCCTCGCCCGGCGATCAGGGCGGGACCGCCTATTGGGCCCATGCCGGGGGGTTTCTGGCCGGGGCGCTGCTGGCCCTGCCCCGCTTCCTGCGGCTGGGCGGTCCGGGGTTCTGGGCGCGCACCCACGGCCACCCGCCCCACCCCGAGGCCGTCTATGCTCCGACCCGCATCCCGCCGGTCGGGCGCTAG
- the mnmD gene encoding tRNA (5-methylaminomethyl-2-thiouridine)(34)-methyltransferase MnmD, whose amino-acid sequence MSALPDPDPARHPQLDWRDGGVPVSTRFDDPYFSLAGGLAETRHVFLDGNGLPARLRPGFHVAELGFGTGLNCLALAQVAAVPVVMTSFEGWPMSLAQLEQAHAAFPELADPAAQLRAGWGREVIRVGQVELHLRIGDVALTLPGWDGRADAWFLDGFSPAKNPEMWCDEIMVHVGRCTAPGGSFATYTAAGGVRRALAQAGFRVERRPGFGRKRHMSAGVKP is encoded by the coding sequence ATGAGCGCGTTACCCGATCCCGACCCCGCCCGCCACCCGCAGCTTGACTGGCGCGACGGCGGCGTGCCGGTTTCCACCCGCTTCGACGATCCCTATTTCAGCCTTGCGGGCGGGCTGGCCGAGACCCGGCACGTCTTCCTGGACGGCAACGGCCTGCCCGCGCGGCTGCGGCCTGGGTTCCATGTGGCGGAACTGGGCTTCGGGACCGGGCTGAACTGCCTGGCCCTGGCGCAGGTGGCGGCGGTGCCGGTGGTGATGACCAGTTTCGAGGGCTGGCCGATGTCCCTTGCGCAACTGGAACAGGCCCATGCGGCCTTCCCGGAACTGGCCGATCCGGCGGCGCAACTGCGCGCGGGCTGGGGCCGAGAGGTGATCCGCGTGGGGCAGGTGGAACTGCATCTGCGGATCGGCGACGTGGCGCTGACCCTGCCCGGCTGGGACGGGCGGGCCGATGCCTGGTTCCTCGACGGCTTTTCGCCCGCCAAGAACCCCGAGATGTGGTGCGACGAGATCATGGTCCATGTCGGGCGCTGCACGGCGCCGGGGGGCAGCTTCGCCACCTATACGGCGGCGGGCGGGGTGCGGCGCGCCCTGGCCCAGGCCGGGTTCCGGGTCGAGCGCCGCCCCGGCTTCGGCCGCAAGCGGCACATGAGCGCCGGCGTGAAACCCTAG